The Macaca fascicularis isolate 582-1 chromosome 12, T2T-MFA8v1.1 genome has a segment encoding these proteins:
- the CCDC74B gene encoding LOW QUALITY PROTEIN: coiled-coil domain-containing protein 74B (The sequence of the model RefSeq protein was modified relative to this genomic sequence to represent the inferred CDS: inserted 2 bases in 1 codon): protein MSVAGVVAGTRPPSSPTPGSRRRRQRPSVGVQPGGPQSPQLRPSDPQKRNLDLEKSLQFLQQQHSEMLAKLHEEIEHLKRENKDLHYKLIMNQTSQKKDGPSGNHLSGASAPLGACWVCVRGVWVEPGGHSPARLKEGPSRTHRPGGKHGRLAGXAAPTLRSPADSLSTSSFPSVKSISNSGKARPQPGSFNKQDSKADAPQKADLEEEPLLHNSKLDKVPGVQGQARKEKAEASNAGAACMGSSQHQGRQMMGVGAHPPMSLPLHLRKPTTLKQCEVLIRELWNTNLLQTQELQHLRSLLERSQRPQAAPEEAGSSSPRDQEAMHFPKVSTKGLSKKCLLLSPPVAQRAALPALKQTPKNNFAERQKRLQAMQKRRLHRSVL from the exons ATGAGCGTTGCGGGGGTGGTGGCGGGGACGCGCCCCCCCAGCTCGCCCACCCCGGGCTCCCGGCGCCGGCGCCAGCGCCCCTCCGTGGGCGTCCAGCCCGGGGGGCCGCAGAGCCCGCAGCTCCGGCCCAGCGACCCGCAGAAACGGAACCTGGACCTGGAGAAGAGCCTGCAGTTCCTGCAGCAGCAGCACTCGGAGATGCTGGCCAAGCTCCACGAGGAGATCGAGCACCTGAAGCGGGAGAACAAGG ATCTCCATTACAAGCTCATAATGAATCAGACATCACAGAAGAAAG ACGGCCCCTCAGGAAACCACCTTTCCGGGGCCTCTGCTCCCTTGGGTGCGTGCTGGGTCTGCGTCCGCGGAGTGTGGGTAGAGCCGGGAGGACACAGCCCTGCCAGGCTGAAGGAGGGCCCCTCACGGACACACAGGCCAGGAGGCAAGCACGGGCGTCTTGCGGG TGCAGCACCGACGCTGCGCTCTCCTGCAGACAGCCTCTCCACGTCCAGCTTCCCATCTGTCAAGTCCATCTCTAACTCAG GCAAGGCCAGGCCCCAGCCCGGCTCCTTCAACAAGCAAGATTCGAAAGCTGACGCCCCCCAGAAGGCAGACCTGGAAGAGGAGCCCCTACTTCACAACAGCAAGCTAGACAAGGTTCCTGGGGTGCAAGGGCAGGCCAG aaaggagaaagcagaggCCTCTAACGCAGGCGCGGCCTGTATGGGGAGCAGCCAGCACCAGGGCAGGCAGatgatgggggtgggggcacacccCCCAATGAGCCTGCCCCTTCACCTGCGAAAACCCACCACGCTGAAGCAGTGCGAAGTGCTCATCCGCGAGCTGTGGAACACCAACCTCCTGCAgacccaggag CTGCAGCACCTCAGGTCCCTCCTGGAAAGGAGCCAGAGGCCCCAGGCAGCCCCAGAGGAGGCTGGGTCTAGCTCTCCCAG GGACCAGGAAGCCATGCATTTTCCTAAGGTCTCCACTAAGGGCCTCTCGAAGAAATG CCTGCTTCTGAGCCCGCCTGTGGCGCAGCGTGCCGCCCTGCCTGCCCTGAAGCAGACCCCGAAGAACAACTTTGCCGAGAGGCAGAAGAGGCTGCAAGCAATGCAGAAACGGCGCCTGCACCGCTCAGTGCTTTGA
- the LOC102116245 gene encoding uncharacterized protein isoform X3 codes for MAVQHLCQQLLDAILANICSPVFSHSLRICFSHDCQPRPTHHVHPAGLGFVEGSWPALGHMCPVWSPCCLLKAPVVCTQKHRLEDDQRQSTPSVLQGEVARLDPKCMINLDPSHCSYNGTVHSICKLGECPGASGWRWHQALPQVGAPLRDLQAATAPGQALGYHLAQHLCPEHPPGLPPGCLARTAGMARSLIGAKDTRLLSDTSRCWLPWRAWS; via the exons ATGGCAGTG CAGCACCTGTGCCAGCAGCTCCTGGatgccatcctggccaacatctgCTCACCTGTCTTCAGCCATTCCCTGCGCATTTGCTTCAGCCATGACTGTCAGCCACGGCCCACTCATCACGTACATCCAGCTGGGCTGGGCTTTGTGGAGGGCAGCTGGCCAGCCCTGGGCCATATGTGCCCAGTGTGGTCACCATGCTGCCTTCTCAAGGCCCCGGTGGTATGCACCCAGAAGCATAGGCTTGAGGACGACCAGCGGCAGAGCACCCCCAGCGTGCTGCAAGGCGAGGTGGCCAGGCTGGACCCCAAGTGCATGATAAACCTGGACCCTTCTCACTGCAGCTACAATGGCACCGTCCACTCGATCTGCAAGTTGGGCGAGTGTCCAGGAGCGTCAGGCTGGCGCTG GCACCAAGCCCTTCCTCAGGTCGGTGCACCACTGCGTGACCTCCAGGCTGCCACAGCTCCCGGACAAGCACTCGGTTACCACCTTGCTCAACACCTGTGCCCGGAGCATCCACCAGGCCTGCCTCCCGGCTGCCTAGCCAGGACTGCAGGGATGGCCCGCAGCCTCATCGGGGCCAAGGACACACGCCTCCTGTCAGACACTTCTAGGTGTTGGCTTCCATGGAGAGCCTGGAGTTAG
- the LOC102116245 gene encoding uncharacterized protein isoform X1 codes for MVSWGYEHMLPVPDSNTASSLENKGPLKTLPKCDITLEKLKNDMAVQHLCQQLLDAILANICSPVFSHSLRICFSHDCQPRPTHHVHPAGLGFVEGSWPALGHMCPVWSPCCLLKAPVVCTQKHRLEDDQRQSTPSVLQGEVARLDPKCMINLDPSHCSYNGTVHSICKLGECPGASGWRWHQALPQVGAPLRDLQAATAPGQALGYHLAQHLCPEHPPGLPPGCLARTAGMARSLIGAKDTRLLSDTSRCWLPWRAWS; via the exons ATGGTATCATGGGGTTATGAACACATGTTGCCTGTGCCAGATAGCAACACTGCCTCCAGTCTTGAAAATAAAG GTCCCCTGAAGACCCTGCCAAAGTGTGACATCACCCTGGAGAAACTCAAGAATGACATGGCAGTG CAGCACCTGTGCCAGCAGCTCCTGGatgccatcctggccaacatctgCTCACCTGTCTTCAGCCATTCCCTGCGCATTTGCTTCAGCCATGACTGTCAGCCACGGCCCACTCATCACGTACATCCAGCTGGGCTGGGCTTTGTGGAGGGCAGCTGGCCAGCCCTGGGCCATATGTGCCCAGTGTGGTCACCATGCTGCCTTCTCAAGGCCCCGGTGGTATGCACCCAGAAGCATAGGCTTGAGGACGACCAGCGGCAGAGCACCCCCAGCGTGCTGCAAGGCGAGGTGGCCAGGCTGGACCCCAAGTGCATGATAAACCTGGACCCTTCTCACTGCAGCTACAATGGCACCGTCCACTCGATCTGCAAGTTGGGCGAGTGTCCAGGAGCGTCAGGCTGGCGCTG GCACCAAGCCCTTCCTCAGGTCGGTGCACCACTGCGTGACCTCCAGGCTGCCACAGCTCCCGGACAAGCACTCGGTTACCACCTTGCTCAACACCTGTGCCCGGAGCATCCACCAGGCCTGCCTCCCGGCTGCCTAGCCAGGACTGCAGGGATGGCCCGCAGCCTCATCGGGGCCAAGGACACACGCCTCCTGTCAGACACTTCTAGGTGTTGGCTTCCATGGAGAGCCTGGAGTTAG
- the LOC102116245 gene encoding mediator of RNA polymerase II transcription subunit 15-like isoform X2 produces MVSWGYEHMLPVPDSNTASSLENKGPLKTLPKCDITLEKLKNDMAVQHLCQQLLDAILANICSPVFSHSLRICFSHDCQPRPTHHVHPAGLGFVEGSWPALGHMCPVWSPCCLLKAPVVCTQKHRLEDDQRQSTPSVLQGEVARLDPKCMINLDPSHCSYNGTVHSICKLGECPGASGWRWLANLDRSRRPLPFEPEGTVPGPRPVFTLCRLSALSSHTPSSGQTSHVSAPAARAHAPSSPQHRCGSACLWP; encoded by the exons ATGGTATCATGGGGTTATGAACACATGTTGCCTGTGCCAGATAGCAACACTGCCTCCAGTCTTGAAAATAAAG GTCCCCTGAAGACCCTGCCAAAGTGTGACATCACCCTGGAGAAACTCAAGAATGACATGGCAGTG CAGCACCTGTGCCAGCAGCTCCTGGatgccatcctggccaacatctgCTCACCTGTCTTCAGCCATTCCCTGCGCATTTGCTTCAGCCATGACTGTCAGCCACGGCCCACTCATCACGTACATCCAGCTGGGCTGGGCTTTGTGGAGGGCAGCTGGCCAGCCCTGGGCCATATGTGCCCAGTGTGGTCACCATGCTGCCTTCTCAAGGCCCCGGTGGTATGCACCCAGAAGCATAGGCTTGAGGACGACCAGCGGCAGAGCACCCCCAGCGTGCTGCAAGGCGAGGTGGCCAGGCTGGACCCCAAGTGCATGATAAACCTGGACCCTTCTCACTGCAGCTACAATGGCACCGTCCACTCGATCTGCAAGTTGGGCGAGTGTCCAGGAGCGTCAGGCTGGCGCTGGTTAGCAAACCTTGACCGCAGCCGCAGGCCTCTGCCGTTTGAGCCGGAGGGCACAGTGCCCGGACCCCGCCCTGTGTTCACGCTCTGCAGGCTGTCCGCCCTGTCTTCACATACACCGAGCTCAGGACAGACTAGCCATGTCTCTGCCCCCGCCGCCAGAGCCCACGCACCCTCATCTCCCCAACACAGATGTGGCTCTGCTTGCCTGTGGCCCTAG
- the LOC102116245 gene encoding uncharacterized protein isoform X4 — MAVQHLCQQLLDAILANICSPVFSHSLRICFSHDCQPRPTHHVHPAGLGFVEGSWPALGHMCPVWSPCCLLKAPVVCTQKHRLEDDQRQSTPSVLQGEVARLDPKCMINLDPSHCSYNGTVHSICKLGECPGASGWRWLANLDRSRRPLPFEPEGTVPGPRPVFTLCRLSALSSHTPSSGQTSHVSAPAARAHAPSSPQHRCGSACLWP; from the exons ATGGCAGTG CAGCACCTGTGCCAGCAGCTCCTGGatgccatcctggccaacatctgCTCACCTGTCTTCAGCCATTCCCTGCGCATTTGCTTCAGCCATGACTGTCAGCCACGGCCCACTCATCACGTACATCCAGCTGGGCTGGGCTTTGTGGAGGGCAGCTGGCCAGCCCTGGGCCATATGTGCCCAGTGTGGTCACCATGCTGCCTTCTCAAGGCCCCGGTGGTATGCACCCAGAAGCATAGGCTTGAGGACGACCAGCGGCAGAGCACCCCCAGCGTGCTGCAAGGCGAGGTGGCCAGGCTGGACCCCAAGTGCATGATAAACCTGGACCCTTCTCACTGCAGCTACAATGGCACCGTCCACTCGATCTGCAAGTTGGGCGAGTGTCCAGGAGCGTCAGGCTGGCGCTGGTTAGCAAACCTTGACCGCAGCCGCAGGCCTCTGCCGTTTGAGCCGGAGGGCACAGTGCCCGGACCCCGCCCTGTGTTCACGCTCTGCAGGCTGTCCGCCCTGTCTTCACATACACCGAGCTCAGGACAGACTAGCCATGTCTCTGCCCCCGCCGCCAGAGCCCACGCACCCTCATCTCCCCAACACAGATGTGGCTCTGCTTGCCTGTGGCCCTAG